Proteins co-encoded in one Bombus pyrosoma isolate SC7728 linkage group LG4, ASM1482585v1, whole genome shotgun sequence genomic window:
- the LOC122567040 gene encoding uncharacterized protein LOC122567040, with product MRFRETSLKEQKVQMSYVEHERNGNSDILIGSDEMLPLVHPSSRSQEHDSGFSSWPSWRRSGDPARCDLPRTQNTSSSFCISRATFLLLKPVSLLQRGCCKIVNHRSGCIT from the exons ATGCGATTCCGGGAAACATCTCTGAAAGAACAAAAAGTGCAAATGAGTTACGTTGAACATGAGCGAAACGGAAACTCGGATATTTTAATCGGATCGGATGAAATGTTGCCGCTG GTACATCCATCCTCAAGATCCCAGGAACACGATTCGGGATTTAGTAGCTGGCCAAGCTGGCGCCGGAGCGGTGACCCGGCTCGATGCGACCTTCCAAGGACGCAAAACACATCCTCTTCTTTCTGCATATCGCGTGCaacatttcttcttctcaAGCCTGTTTCTCTCCTGCAGCGTGGGTGCTGCAAGATCGTAAACCACCGATCGGGTTGCATCACGTGA
- the LOC122567022 gene encoding bone morphogenetic protein 2-B-like, translating into MISSDVRFFLLAILFLSCTFNVHTHPNRFSEDDNPNEEELVNSWSLDDLNEGSEHDARRDEALEKLQQVLGIRSHSEKTGRRKVPPQFMVELYNNVADPSGVTRGKNPYNAKVVRSFIERDTTLSRFYFFNITGLEVDESVLEAELHLYRKRTPLKIMHPSTLASPYYLIRVYQVLDEKSLDVPDLHRLLNVRYVGAHASGWQIFNVKQAVLAWLTGEPNLGLLVTASTLFEDQVTVEFSRRNEYHHSKQPILVLFDDDGKGHRGERSNNESEEASYENEDEKNDLKNEYGDKNAEKHDRGKGQPEETRWESENKSEYFQRQKRTQTEEHDVVTQTARVTRDLAEETPKRRRRETISSSRKLQKNVHSHSLTSMDIYQRAIRRERMGERVRQRPMSLLNENFREKRSIKSHASVRQNVTECTRHELYVDFKEIGLSSSIIAPLGYSAYHCKGICESPLSQDQQPTNHATIQGIVHKMGLVKGVERPCCVPTKLLGTTILFFDDNENVVLKVYQDMIADRCGCR; encoded by the exons ATGATATCGAGTGACGTTCGGTTTTTTCTTTTGGCGATACTCTTCCTATCGTGTACTTTCAACGTACACACACACCCGAATCGCTTCTCCGAAGATGATAATCCCAACGAGGAAGAACTTGTCAACTCCTGGTCTTTGGATGACTTAAACGAAGGAAGCGAGCACGATGCTCGTCGGGACGAGGCTCTAGAAAAACTACAACAG GTTCTTGGTATCCGGAGTCACAGTGAGAAAACAGGACGTCGCAAGGTGCCGCCGCAATTTATGGTGGAACTGTATAATAATGTAGCAGATCCCAGTGGTGTCACGCGTGGCAAAAATCCATACAATGCCAAGGTTGTTCGCAGCTTCATCGAAAGAG ATACCACCTTATCGCGATTCTACTTCTTCAACATCACGGGTTTAGAGGTGGACGAATCTGTTTTGGAGGCAGAACTTCATCTTTATCGGAAGAGAACACCTTTGAAAATTATGCATCCATCCACTTTAGCTTCACCCTATTATTTG ATAAGAGTATATCAAGTCTTGGATGAGAAAAGTTTAGACGTACCCGATCTTCACAGGCTGTTGAACGTTAGATACGTCGGGGCACACGCGTCCGGTTGGCAG ATATTCAATGTAAAACAAGCCGTTCTTGCCTGGTTAACTGGAGAACCAAATCTTGGTCTCTTGGTAACGGCTTCCACTTTGTTCGAGGATCAAGTGACTGTAGAGTTTTCCCGGCGAAACGAGTACCATCATAGTAAACAACCGATCTTAGTACTTTTTGATGACGACGGAAAAGGACACCGAGGCGAACGTAGCAACAACGAGAGCGAAGAAGCATCCTACGAGAACGAAGACGAGAAGAACGATTTAAAGAACGAGTACGGTGATAAGAACGCCGAGAAGCACGATCGAGGAAAAGGTCAACCGGAAGAGACTCGATGGGAAAGCGAGAATAAATCTGAATACTTTCAAAGGCAGAAGAGAACGCAAACAGAAGAACACGATGTAGTGACGCAGACTGCTCGGGTAACCCGAGATCTTGCAGAAGAGACGCCCAAACGACGTCGAAGGGAAACCATTTCCTCTTCgagaaaattacagaaaaacgTTCATTCGCACAGCTTAACCTCGATGGACATATATCAACGAGCGATACGCCGCGAAAGAATGGGAGAAAGAGTTCGTCAAAGGCCGATGTCTttgttgaatgaaaatttccgtGAGAAACGGTCAATTAAAAGTCACGCTTCTGTTCGACAAAATGTCACCGAATGTACGAGGCACGAGCTTTACGTCGACTTTAAAGAAATCGGTCTTTCCTCCTCTATCATCGCCCCGCTCGGTTATTCCGCCTATCATTGCAAAGGCATCTGCGAATCGCCATTGAGTCAAGATCAACAACCGACAAATCACGCGACTATTCAGGGAATCGTTCACAAAATGGGACTGGTGAAGGGGGTTGAGAGACCTTGCTGCGTACCCACGAAACTATTGGGCACAACCATTCTGTTCTTTGATGACAATGAAAACGTAGTCCTGAAAGTTTATCAAGACATGATAGCGGATCGTTGCGGATGTCGTTAA
- the LOC122567025 gene encoding isthmin-2-like isoform X3, translating into MIDDHEITGDLEVAVYQKPISGLFHPSWLNDQLIRSKRNEQLEEETIPTRHAKHRKRRRCRNQSACLRNTSAIRLSFLWDNGTAPIDQTSKETKEDPDENNTLIEVDEESRNDGVQESYNRTKGEDYDVTDIDEEKVRIDSAEKSFIMTERNDLNERSISTEVELENQNQSFGKKDRTKNDEFFENIDYTDEMNSSSIYPAIDDQVMFHDSLSVIVSKLFQNLRNVSAADGQKIFKELDFVNGTNEDPCQKWLDSKDKLEQVFLGGLASLPACPCLYPNNIFYEDKIWDEKRMKYFRWRDVSGSSQRLDVYKPGATYCVRSFLTQGSGSAAAQHCCYDHQRKLLTRGSGAGTPYFVSPEISPILHERIDVLPWRLCKGDFSRYNGVRPPNNDNACEANPDDEEYQRQIDDTKHY; encoded by the exons ATG ATTGATGATCATGAAATCACTGGAGATTTGGAAGTCGCCGTGTATCAAAAACCGATTTCGGGCCTATTTCACCCATCTTGGTTGAACGACCAGTTGATTCGAAGCAAACGAAACGAGCAGCTCGAAGAAGAGACGATTCCTACGAGACACGCGAAACATCGGAAGCGACGTCGCTGTAGGAATCAATCGGCGTGTCTTCGAAATACATCTGCGATCAGGCTGTCTTTTCTGTGGGACAATGGCACGGCGCCAATAGACCAAACATCTAAAGAGACAAAAGAAGATCCTGATGAAAACAACACGCTTATAGAGGTCGATGAAGAATCACGCAACGATGGTGTGCAG GAATCGTACAATAGAACCAAAGGGGAGGATTACGATGTAACCGATATCGATGAGGAGAAAGTTAGAATCGATTCAGCGGAAAAAAGTTTTATCATGACAGAGAGAAACGATCTTAACGAACGATCTATTTCTACTGAAGTGgaattagaaaatcaaaaCCAATCTTTCGGAAAAAAAGATCGAACCAAAAATGATGAATTCTTCGAGAATATAGATTACACGGATGAAATGAATTCTTCCTCTATTTACCCGGCCATCGACGATCAAGTTATGTTCCACGATAGCTTAAGCGTTATCGTGagcaaattatttcaaaatctgCGAAACGTTAGTGCAGCGGACGGACAGAAAATCTTCAAGGAGCTGGATTTTGTGAACGGCACGAACGAAGATCCTTGCCAGAAGTGGCTAGACAGCAAGGATAAGCTCGAGCAAGTTTTCTTAG GTGGTCTAGCGTCGTTACCCGCCTGTCCGTGTCTATACCCGAACAATATCTTTTACGAAGACAAAATTTGGGATGAGAAGCGAATGAAGTATTTCAGGTGGAGAGACGTTAGTGGTAGCTCTCAAAGACTCGATGTCTATAAACCTGGAGCCACTTACTGCGTGCGCTCGTTTTTGACGCAAGGAAGCGGAAGCGCCGCAGCTCAACACTGTTGCTACGACCATCAGAGGAAGCTCTTGACCCGTGGTTCCGGTGCTGGTACTCCGTACTTTGTCAGTCCTGAGATATCGCCTATACTGCACGAGAGAATTGACGTGCTGCCTTGGAGGCTTTGCAAGGGTGACTTTTCCAG GTACAACGGAGTAAGACCACCAAACAATGACAACGCGTGTGAGGCGAATCCCGATGACGAGGAATATCAACGACAAATCGATGACACCAAGCATTATTAA
- the LOC122567025 gene encoding isthmin-2-like isoform X2, which yields MNRMEITTPENSMTIDDHEITGDLEVAVYQKPISGLFHPSWLNDQLIRSKRNEQLEEETIPTRHAKHRKRRRCRNQSACLRNTSAIRLSFLWDNGTAPIDQTSKETKEDPDENNTLIEVDEESRNDGVQESYNRTKGEDYDVTDIDEEKVRIDSAEKSFIMTERNDLNERSISTEVELENQNQSFGKKDRTKNDEFFENIDYTDEMNSSSIYPAIDDQVMFHDSLSVIVSKLFQNLRNVSAADGQKIFKELDFVNGTNEDPCQKWLDSKDKLEQVFLGGLASLPACPCLYPNNIFYEDKIWDEKRMKYFRWRDVSGSSQRLDVYKPGATYCVRSFLTQGSGSAAAQHCCYDHQRKLLTRGSGAGTPYFVSPEISPILHERIDVLPWRLCKGDFSRYNGVRPPNNDNACEANPDDEEYQRQIDDTKHY from the exons ATGAACCGAATGGAAATTACGACGCCTGAAAATTCGATGACC ATTGATGATCATGAAATCACTGGAGATTTGGAAGTCGCCGTGTATCAAAAACCGATTTCGGGCCTATTTCACCCATCTTGGTTGAACGACCAGTTGATTCGAAGCAAACGAAACGAGCAGCTCGAAGAAGAGACGATTCCTACGAGACACGCGAAACATCGGAAGCGACGTCGCTGTAGGAATCAATCGGCGTGTCTTCGAAATACATCTGCGATCAGGCTGTCTTTTCTGTGGGACAATGGCACGGCGCCAATAGACCAAACATCTAAAGAGACAAAAGAAGATCCTGATGAAAACAACACGCTTATAGAGGTCGATGAAGAATCACGCAACGATGGTGTGCAG GAATCGTACAATAGAACCAAAGGGGAGGATTACGATGTAACCGATATCGATGAGGAGAAAGTTAGAATCGATTCAGCGGAAAAAAGTTTTATCATGACAGAGAGAAACGATCTTAACGAACGATCTATTTCTACTGAAGTGgaattagaaaatcaaaaCCAATCTTTCGGAAAAAAAGATCGAACCAAAAATGATGAATTCTTCGAGAATATAGATTACACGGATGAAATGAATTCTTCCTCTATTTACCCGGCCATCGACGATCAAGTTATGTTCCACGATAGCTTAAGCGTTATCGTGagcaaattatttcaaaatctgCGAAACGTTAGTGCAGCGGACGGACAGAAAATCTTCAAGGAGCTGGATTTTGTGAACGGCACGAACGAAGATCCTTGCCAGAAGTGGCTAGACAGCAAGGATAAGCTCGAGCAAGTTTTCTTAG GTGGTCTAGCGTCGTTACCCGCCTGTCCGTGTCTATACCCGAACAATATCTTTTACGAAGACAAAATTTGGGATGAGAAGCGAATGAAGTATTTCAGGTGGAGAGACGTTAGTGGTAGCTCTCAAAGACTCGATGTCTATAAACCTGGAGCCACTTACTGCGTGCGCTCGTTTTTGACGCAAGGAAGCGGAAGCGCCGCAGCTCAACACTGTTGCTACGACCATCAGAGGAAGCTCTTGACCCGTGGTTCCGGTGCTGGTACTCCGTACTTTGTCAGTCCTGAGATATCGCCTATACTGCACGAGAGAATTGACGTGCTGCCTTGGAGGCTTTGCAAGGGTGACTTTTCCAG GTACAACGGAGTAAGACCACCAAACAATGACAACGCGTGTGAGGCGAATCCCGATGACGAGGAATATCAACGACAAATCGATGACACCAAGCATTATTAA
- the LOC122567025 gene encoding isthmin-2-like isoform X4, with protein MTTMTVSAFVYCILIFQLTLIVSIVHTSSRQIDDHEITGDLEVAVYQKPISGLFHPSWLNDQLIRSKRNEQLEEETIPTRHAKHRKRRRCRNQSACLRNTSAIRLSFLWDNGTAPIDQTSKETKEDPDENNTLIEVDEESRNDGVQESYNRTKGEDYDVTDIDEEKVRIDSAEKSFIMTERNDLNERSISTEVELENQNQSFGKKDRTKNDEFFENIDYTDEMNSSSIYPAIDDQVMFHDSLSVIVSKLFQNLRNVSAADGQKIFKELDFVNGTNEDPCQKWLDSKDKLEQVFLGGLASLPACPCLYPNNIFYEDKIWDEKRMKYFRWRDVSGSSQRLDVYKPGATYCVRSFLTQGSGSAAAQHCCYDHQRKLLTRGSGAGTPYFVSPEISPILHERIDVLPWRLCKGTTE; from the exons ATGACGACCATGACAGTCTCGGCCTTTGTATACTGCATTCTCATTTTCCAATTGACGTTAATTGTTTCGATCGTGCACACGAGCAGTCGTCAA ATTGATGATCATGAAATCACTGGAGATTTGGAAGTCGCCGTGTATCAAAAACCGATTTCGGGCCTATTTCACCCATCTTGGTTGAACGACCAGTTGATTCGAAGCAAACGAAACGAGCAGCTCGAAGAAGAGACGATTCCTACGAGACACGCGAAACATCGGAAGCGACGTCGCTGTAGGAATCAATCGGCGTGTCTTCGAAATACATCTGCGATCAGGCTGTCTTTTCTGTGGGACAATGGCACGGCGCCAATAGACCAAACATCTAAAGAGACAAAAGAAGATCCTGATGAAAACAACACGCTTATAGAGGTCGATGAAGAATCACGCAACGATGGTGTGCAG GAATCGTACAATAGAACCAAAGGGGAGGATTACGATGTAACCGATATCGATGAGGAGAAAGTTAGAATCGATTCAGCGGAAAAAAGTTTTATCATGACAGAGAGAAACGATCTTAACGAACGATCTATTTCTACTGAAGTGgaattagaaaatcaaaaCCAATCTTTCGGAAAAAAAGATCGAACCAAAAATGATGAATTCTTCGAGAATATAGATTACACGGATGAAATGAATTCTTCCTCTATTTACCCGGCCATCGACGATCAAGTTATGTTCCACGATAGCTTAAGCGTTATCGTGagcaaattatttcaaaatctgCGAAACGTTAGTGCAGCGGACGGACAGAAAATCTTCAAGGAGCTGGATTTTGTGAACGGCACGAACGAAGATCCTTGCCAGAAGTGGCTAGACAGCAAGGATAAGCTCGAGCAAGTTTTCTTAG GTGGTCTAGCGTCGTTACCCGCCTGTCCGTGTCTATACCCGAACAATATCTTTTACGAAGACAAAATTTGGGATGAGAAGCGAATGAAGTATTTCAGGTGGAGAGACGTTAGTGGTAGCTCTCAAAGACTCGATGTCTATAAACCTGGAGCCACTTACTGCGTGCGCTCGTTTTTGACGCAAGGAAGCGGAAGCGCCGCAGCTCAACACTGTTGCTACGACCATCAGAGGAAGCTCTTGACCCGTGGTTCCGGTGCTGGTACTCCGTACTTTGTCAGTCCTGAGATATCGCCTATACTGCACGAGAGAATTGACGTGCTGCCTTGGAGGCTTTGCAAGG GTACAACGGAGTAA
- the LOC122567025 gene encoding isthmin-2-like isoform X1 encodes MTTMTVSAFVYCILIFQLTLIVSIVHTSSRQIDDHEITGDLEVAVYQKPISGLFHPSWLNDQLIRSKRNEQLEEETIPTRHAKHRKRRRCRNQSACLRNTSAIRLSFLWDNGTAPIDQTSKETKEDPDENNTLIEVDEESRNDGVQESYNRTKGEDYDVTDIDEEKVRIDSAEKSFIMTERNDLNERSISTEVELENQNQSFGKKDRTKNDEFFENIDYTDEMNSSSIYPAIDDQVMFHDSLSVIVSKLFQNLRNVSAADGQKIFKELDFVNGTNEDPCQKWLDSKDKLEQVFLGGLASLPACPCLYPNNIFYEDKIWDEKRMKYFRWRDVSGSSQRLDVYKPGATYCVRSFLTQGSGSAAAQHCCYDHQRKLLTRGSGAGTPYFVSPEISPILHERIDVLPWRLCKGDFSRYNGVRPPNNDNACEANPDDEEYQRQIDDTKHY; translated from the exons ATGACGACCATGACAGTCTCGGCCTTTGTATACTGCATTCTCATTTTCCAATTGACGTTAATTGTTTCGATCGTGCACACGAGCAGTCGTCAA ATTGATGATCATGAAATCACTGGAGATTTGGAAGTCGCCGTGTATCAAAAACCGATTTCGGGCCTATTTCACCCATCTTGGTTGAACGACCAGTTGATTCGAAGCAAACGAAACGAGCAGCTCGAAGAAGAGACGATTCCTACGAGACACGCGAAACATCGGAAGCGACGTCGCTGTAGGAATCAATCGGCGTGTCTTCGAAATACATCTGCGATCAGGCTGTCTTTTCTGTGGGACAATGGCACGGCGCCAATAGACCAAACATCTAAAGAGACAAAAGAAGATCCTGATGAAAACAACACGCTTATAGAGGTCGATGAAGAATCACGCAACGATGGTGTGCAG GAATCGTACAATAGAACCAAAGGGGAGGATTACGATGTAACCGATATCGATGAGGAGAAAGTTAGAATCGATTCAGCGGAAAAAAGTTTTATCATGACAGAGAGAAACGATCTTAACGAACGATCTATTTCTACTGAAGTGgaattagaaaatcaaaaCCAATCTTTCGGAAAAAAAGATCGAACCAAAAATGATGAATTCTTCGAGAATATAGATTACACGGATGAAATGAATTCTTCCTCTATTTACCCGGCCATCGACGATCAAGTTATGTTCCACGATAGCTTAAGCGTTATCGTGagcaaattatttcaaaatctgCGAAACGTTAGTGCAGCGGACGGACAGAAAATCTTCAAGGAGCTGGATTTTGTGAACGGCACGAACGAAGATCCTTGCCAGAAGTGGCTAGACAGCAAGGATAAGCTCGAGCAAGTTTTCTTAG GTGGTCTAGCGTCGTTACCCGCCTGTCCGTGTCTATACCCGAACAATATCTTTTACGAAGACAAAATTTGGGATGAGAAGCGAATGAAGTATTTCAGGTGGAGAGACGTTAGTGGTAGCTCTCAAAGACTCGATGTCTATAAACCTGGAGCCACTTACTGCGTGCGCTCGTTTTTGACGCAAGGAAGCGGAAGCGCCGCAGCTCAACACTGTTGCTACGACCATCAGAGGAAGCTCTTGACCCGTGGTTCCGGTGCTGGTACTCCGTACTTTGTCAGTCCTGAGATATCGCCTATACTGCACGAGAGAATTGACGTGCTGCCTTGGAGGCTTTGCAAGGGTGACTTTTCCAG GTACAACGGAGTAAGACCACCAAACAATGACAACGCGTGTGAGGCGAATCCCGATGACGAGGAATATCAACGACAAATCGATGACACCAAGCATTATTAA
- the LOC122567035 gene encoding intraflagellar transport protein 43 homolog isoform X2 has product MDWAADLEITSKKLLPRLGRRSTQNIVQEDSKLDDDLLESPVSSSSVKSAQPPVAPPRTRKTGWGDELKSGKIRGSSSIIEQERSRGTEKDDVIDDIPVIPDLDEIQEDNALSDLVNTPTVNVNRVAAYKELDTDLVKNAAFMSLNGVNLSLLAEKLYNENLTKEPDEVWNWNLLFTQVASEVNSETRKNLVT; this is encoded by the exons ATGGATTGGGCCGCGGATTTAGAAATTACCTCGAAAAAA CTTTTGCCTCGTCTTGGTAGAAGATCGACGCAGAACATCGTACAAGAAGATTCGAAACTAGACGATGATCTTTTGGAAAGTCCTGTATCGTCATCCTCTGTGAAATCGGCACAACCACCTGTAGCACCCCCACGTACCAGGAAAACAGGATGGGGTGACGAACTGAAAAGCGGGAA GATACGTGGGTCGTCGAGCATCATCGAACA GGAACGCTCTCGAGGGACGGAGAAGGACGACGTGATTGACG ATATCCCTGTTATACCGGATTTGGATGAAATTCAGGAGGATAATGCTTTGTCCGATTTAGTAAATACACCAAC GGTGAATGTGAACAGAGTCGCTGCGTATAAAGAACTTGATACGGATTTGGTAAAGAATGCCGCATTCATGTCTCTAAATGGCGTTAATCTTTCTCTTCTAGCAGAGAAATTATACAATGAAAATCTAACAAAAGAGCCGGATGAAGTATGGAATTGGAATCTTCTTTTCACTCAGGTTGCATCTGAAGTAAATAGCGAAACGCGAAAAAATCTTGTTACTTAG
- the LOC122567035 gene encoding intraflagellar transport protein 43 homolog isoform X1, with protein MDWAADLEITSKKLLPRLGRRSTQNIVQEDSKLDDDLLESPVSSSSVKSAQPPVAPPRTRKTGWGDELKSGKIRGSSSIIEQLFLRERSRGTEKDDVIDDIPVIPDLDEIQEDNALSDLVNTPTVNVNRVAAYKELDTDLVKNAAFMSLNGVNLSLLAEKLYNENLTKEPDEVWNWNLLFTQVASEVNSETRKNLVT; from the exons ATGGATTGGGCCGCGGATTTAGAAATTACCTCGAAAAAA CTTTTGCCTCGTCTTGGTAGAAGATCGACGCAGAACATCGTACAAGAAGATTCGAAACTAGACGATGATCTTTTGGAAAGTCCTGTATCGTCATCCTCTGTGAAATCGGCACAACCACCTGTAGCACCCCCACGTACCAGGAAAACAGGATGGGGTGACGAACTGAAAAGCGGGAA GATACGTGGGTCGTCGAGCATCATCGAACA ACTGTTTCTTAGGGAACGCTCTCGAGGGACGGAGAAGGACGACGTGATTGACG ATATCCCTGTTATACCGGATTTGGATGAAATTCAGGAGGATAATGCTTTGTCCGATTTAGTAAATACACCAAC GGTGAATGTGAACAGAGTCGCTGCGTATAAAGAACTTGATACGGATTTGGTAAAGAATGCCGCATTCATGTCTCTAAATGGCGTTAATCTTTCTCTTCTAGCAGAGAAATTATACAATGAAAATCTAACAAAAGAGCCGGATGAAGTATGGAATTGGAATCTTCTTTTCACTCAGGTTGCATCTGAAGTAAATAGCGAAACGCGAAAAAATCTTGTTACTTAG